The following are from one region of the Pantoea cypripedii genome:
- a CDS encoding alpha/beta fold hydrolase: MKTYPCSIVLIPGYMLDETLWDEFRKHLPQEWSVFDASLTGGKTIREIAHAIADHLPPKFVLIGFSLGGYIARQLAADFPDRVESLVIIASSLREDTEQQMESKQQAIQALSASTFKGLSRISIAKSLHPRNASDTRLISHIKQMGCRLGYQAFVEQSTLRRTDVPAATIHCPALIIASANDGLRSLDEANELVAAIPDASLQIFDGSGHMVPLEQPEELAQTIIHWLMESESNQEKFV; the protein is encoded by the coding sequence GTGAAGACTTATCCATGCTCAATTGTTCTGATACCCGGTTACATGCTGGATGAGACACTCTGGGATGAATTCAGGAAACATCTGCCGCAAGAATGGTCCGTCTTTGACGCATCACTGACAGGTGGAAAAACGATCAGGGAAATAGCCCATGCTATTGCCGATCATCTTCCGCCCAAATTCGTGCTGATTGGTTTCTCGCTGGGTGGATATATTGCCAGGCAGCTGGCCGCGGATTTTCCGGACCGGGTGGAATCATTAGTGATCATCGCCAGTTCCCTGCGCGAAGATACCGAACAGCAGATGGAGTCAAAACAGCAAGCCATACAAGCGCTCTCCGCATCAACTTTCAAAGGATTGAGTCGTATATCGATCGCCAAATCACTGCATCCGCGTAATGCATCGGATACCAGGCTGATTTCTCATATTAAGCAGATGGGATGCCGTTTGGGTTACCAGGCATTTGTCGAACAATCAACACTACGCCGTACTGATGTTCCGGCAGCAACCATCCATTGTCCGGCACTGATTATTGCGAGTGCCAATGATGGTCTTCGCTCCCTGGATGAAGCGAATGAATTAGTTGCTGCGATTCCCGACGCCTCACTTCAGATCTTTGACGGTAGTGGACACATGGTCCCATTGGAACAGCCTGAAGAGCTGGCTCAAACTATTATCCATTGGCTGATGGAATCGGAATCGAATCAGGAGAAGTTTGTATAA
- a CDS encoding H-NS family nucleoid-associated regulatory protein — protein sequence MSESLKALNNIRTLRAQARELALADLEEMLEKFSVVVAERREESHAEEAAVREKAEKLAKYRELLLEDGIDPNELLGALQGAGKPRAKRAPRPAKYKYTDENGQEKNWTGQGRTPAPIKAAIDSGKSLDDFLI from the coding sequence ATGAGTGAGTCACTTAAAGCGTTAAATAATATTCGTACACTGCGCGCCCAGGCACGTGAACTGGCTCTGGCTGATCTGGAAGAAATGCTTGAGAAATTCAGCGTGGTTGTGGCTGAGCGTCGTGAAGAAAGCCATGCTGAAGAAGCGGCTGTTCGTGAGAAAGCAGAAAAGCTGGCCAAATATCGTGAATTACTGCTGGAAGACGGTATTGATCCCAATGAATTACTGGGAGCCTTGCAAGGCGCAGGTAAACCGCGTGCCAAACGTGCACCGCGTCCTGCTAAGTACAAATATACCGATGAAAACGGCCAGGAAAAAAACTGGACTGGTCAGGGACGTACCCCCGCTCCGATTAAAGCTGCCATCGATAGCGGTAAATCACTGGATGACTTCCTGATTTAA
- a CDS encoding alkene reductase: protein MNTLFTPITAGKLRLQHRVVMAPATRMRTDIGGIPGDLMVEYYRQRATQGGLLIAEATAISPFANAYADAPGIFNDAQAVGWQRVVAAVHAQGGQIVLQLWHPGRQSLPELSEGHQPVAPSALLARDTYGVGKDEEGTYQGKLFPEPRALDEHEIYEIIEEFRLAAVRAKSAGFDGVELHAANGYLPEQFLLDGSNHRQDAWGGSRPNRARFLLEVVSVLTDVWGAGRVGVRISPSGIYGDMHDTDPAATFSYLAGKLNDAGLAYLHIIEPRIVGPEDRETGYSEPVASRQLREFYHGIIIAAGGFKPEAAEKMLDAGEADLIAFGRLFTSNPDLPVRIRNGYPLAHYQRDTFFGGDARGYTDFPAYAK, encoded by the coding sequence ATGAATACATTATTTACCCCCATAACTGCTGGCAAACTGCGCCTTCAGCATCGTGTTGTGATGGCACCGGCAACGCGGATGCGCACCGATATTGGCGGCATCCCCGGTGATTTAATGGTTGAGTATTACCGGCAGCGCGCCACTCAGGGTGGACTGTTGATTGCCGAAGCCACCGCAATTTCACCTTTCGCCAATGCGTATGCCGATGCACCCGGCATCTTCAATGATGCTCAGGCTGTGGGATGGCAACGTGTGGTTGCTGCCGTTCATGCGCAGGGTGGCCAGATTGTACTGCAACTGTGGCATCCTGGACGGCAGTCGCTGCCGGAGCTGTCAGAGGGACATCAGCCCGTCGCCCCCTCGGCATTGCTGGCGCGCGATACCTACGGCGTGGGTAAAGATGAAGAGGGTACTTATCAGGGAAAATTGTTTCCTGAACCTCGTGCGCTGGATGAGCACGAAATCTACGAAATCATAGAAGAATTTCGTCTTGCCGCGGTCAGGGCAAAATCTGCGGGTTTCGACGGTGTTGAACTTCATGCAGCGAACGGATACCTGCCCGAGCAATTTCTTCTGGACGGCAGTAACCACCGTCAAGATGCGTGGGGCGGGAGCCGGCCAAACCGTGCACGCTTCCTGCTGGAAGTGGTTTCAGTGCTGACAGACGTATGGGGAGCGGGGCGGGTGGGTGTGCGCATTTCGCCCAGCGGCATTTATGGTGATATGCACGATACCGATCCGGCGGCGACTTTCAGTTATCTGGCCGGGAAGCTTAATGACGCGGGGCTGGCTTATCTGCACATCATCGAGCCACGGATTGTCGGGCCGGAAGATCGGGAGACGGGTTACTCTGAACCCGTTGCCAGTCGTCAGCTACGGGAGTTTTATCACGGTATCATTATCGCAGCAGGTGGCTTCAAGCCTGAGGCCGCTGAAAAAATGCTGGATGCGGGTGAGGCTGATTTAATTGCGTTCGGCAGGTTGTTTACCTCGAACCCTGATCTTCCGGTGCGAATCAGGAATGGGTACCCGCTGGCACATTATCAGCGCGATACCTTCTTTGGCGGGGACGCCCGGGGATATACTGATTTTCCAGCCTATGCGAAATAA